One Oceaniferula flava genomic window carries:
- the mqo gene encoding malate dehydrogenase (quinone) produces MSHDQALKNNDVDARRETMEEADVLLIGGGVMSATLGVLLHQLDPTLNIQIVEALADVARESSNPWNNAGTGHAALCELNYTKELENGDVDITKALEINEAFQVSKQFWAYLTEQGILGDPKEFINAVPHMSFVRGKKNVGYLRKRFEKMQAHHFFQDMEFTDDAETVSEWTPLLTQGRPAHEAIAATRVNSGTDINFGALTEQLVSYLEAQDSIKLATNHIVKDLKRTKDGGWQIKVRNMERGINRKIKAPFVFVGAGGASLPLLQKSDIPEGKGFGGFPVSGQFLVCDNPEIVAKHEAKVYGKAAVGAPPMSVPHLDTRVIDGKKTLLFGPFAGFSPKFLKSGSLLDLPSSVKISNLIPMLAVGKDNLDLTKYLIEQCMLTDEDRIDTLREFFPEAELEHWHLETAGQRVQIIKKDEKKGGVLQFGTEIVAAEDGSIAALLGASPGASCSVAVMLDVLKQCFPDKLDQWADKLTTMVPGFSKDMKQDIEAYREIRKQANDVLGI; encoded by the coding sequence TCGGGAAACCATGGAGGAGGCCGATGTGCTTCTCATTGGCGGCGGTGTGATGAGTGCCACCTTGGGTGTGCTGCTGCACCAGCTGGACCCCACCCTGAACATCCAAATCGTCGAAGCCCTGGCCGACGTCGCACGCGAAAGCTCGAATCCATGGAACAACGCCGGCACCGGCCACGCCGCACTCTGTGAGCTGAACTACACCAAGGAGCTCGAGAACGGTGACGTCGATATCACCAAGGCGCTGGAGATCAACGAGGCATTCCAAGTGTCCAAGCAATTCTGGGCCTACCTCACCGAGCAGGGCATCCTTGGCGATCCCAAGGAGTTCATCAATGCCGTGCCGCACATGAGCTTTGTCCGCGGCAAGAAAAACGTCGGCTACCTGAGAAAGCGCTTCGAGAAGATGCAAGCGCACCACTTTTTCCAAGACATGGAATTCACCGATGATGCCGAGACCGTCAGCGAGTGGACTCCCCTCCTCACCCAGGGTCGCCCCGCCCATGAAGCGATCGCGGCCACCCGCGTGAACAGCGGCACCGACATCAACTTCGGCGCACTGACCGAGCAGCTGGTGAGCTATCTGGAAGCGCAGGACAGCATCAAGCTGGCCACCAATCACATCGTCAAAGACCTCAAGCGCACCAAAGACGGCGGCTGGCAGATCAAGGTCCGCAACATGGAGCGCGGCATCAATCGCAAGATCAAAGCGCCCTTCGTCTTCGTCGGCGCCGGCGGCGCGAGCCTTCCGCTGCTGCAGAAATCCGACATCCCCGAGGGCAAAGGCTTTGGCGGGTTCCCGGTCAGCGGTCAGTTCCTAGTCTGCGACAACCCTGAAATCGTCGCCAAACATGAGGCCAAGGTCTACGGCAAAGCCGCGGTCGGCGCGCCGCCAATGTCCGTTCCCCACCTCGATACCCGCGTTATCGATGGCAAGAAGACTCTGCTGTTTGGGCCCTTCGCCGGTTTCTCACCCAAGTTCCTGAAAAGCGGATCCCTGCTGGATCTGCCTAGCTCGGTCAAAATTTCCAACCTCATCCCGATGCTGGCTGTCGGCAAAGACAACCTCGACCTCACCAAATACCTCATCGAGCAGTGCATGCTCACCGATGAGGACCGGATCGATACCCTGCGCGAGTTCTTCCCCGAAGCCGAGCTCGAACACTGGCACCTCGAGACCGCCGGTCAGCGGGTCCAGATCATCAAGAAGGACGAGAAAAAAGGTGGTGTGCTGCAGTTCGGCACCGAAATCGTGGCCGCAGAAGACGGCTCGATCGCTGCCCTGTTAGGAGCCAGCCCCGGAGCTTCCTGTTCGGTAGCCGTCATGCTCGACGTCCTGAAACAATGCTTCCCGGACAAGCTCGACCAATGGGCTGACAAACTCACCACCATGGTTCCCGGCTTCAGCAAGGACATGAAACAAGACATCGAAGCCTACCGCGAGATCCGCAAGCAGGCCAATGACGTCTTAGGCATCTAA